The DNA region TGCTCGAAGAAGTCCACCGGCTGGACATTGCCGTCGTCGTCCACTTTCTCAGACACCAGCATACTCACACTACCAGCGCCAATGTGGATTGCGGCGATCAGGTTGGGTGCGGGTGTTGGCGTGCTGTCGGTAGGTTGGAAAACTTGCATTGTGGCTGCGGTGGTAGAGGTGCGGCGTTTCGTGTGGGTTTTGTAACGTGATCGGGCGTCTGCAGCGAGCGATTTCGACGTCTGTGGCCATTGTTTTGCGCGCTGTGTGCCGGGCGGAAGTCTGTTGTCCGCTCGGGCTGTAACGCGGGTTTCTGGTTGCTCACTGAAAGCGAGTGCTATACATCATGTGCTTTCCTGACTGGAACGACGTTTATGCCTAAATCAGCAACACTACTCCGTAAGACCAAACTCCGCGACAATGTGGCGGTTTTGTTGCGTCGTGCGGACGGGCGGCTGTTGATGGGGCGTTGTGCGGATCGTCCGGCGGAATGGCAGTTTCCCCAGGGGGGCGTTGGCGTGCGGGAAAAGCTCCGGTGTGCGATGTTCCGCGAGTTGTTTGAGGAGACGGGCGTTCGCAAGTCGCAGGTCGAAGTGGTGGAGAAACGCGGGCCGTATATTTATGTATTTCCCAATGGGCGGCTGAAGAAGGGGATCTACCACGGCCAGAGCCAGACCTACTTCCTTTGTGATCTGTTGGGAAATCCGGACAAGATCGATGTCGCGCGTGCTGGCGAGGAGTTTTCTGAGATCGAGTGGATTCGTCCGGAGGAGTTCCCATTTGAGCGCACGCCGGAGTTCAAGCATTCGGTGTACCGGCAGGTGATGCGTGATTTCTTCGGGGCGTAATACCCAATCCCCGGTTCCCCAGGCGGAGCCAATGTCGCAGGCGTGCGTGGCAGCCGGGATAGCAAAAGGTGACCTTGGCGGGATCGGTTTGAGTGGGCTGCGATCGTGGTTGGATCGCTCAACTACGCCTTGCAATCGTGTCCGGATGCCGCCATGGGTTCCCTACTGTGAAGTATATCCGAATGTTCGATACGATGGCTCGCGATGTGCGCGAGATGCAGCCTGTGGACGGTAAGACGTTACGGTTTTACTGTTGTGGTCCGACCGTTTATGGACCGGCGCATATCGGCAACTTCAGGACTTTCGTGTTGCAGGACGTTTTTCGCCGCGTTGTCGAGCTCGGCGGGGTGCCCACTTTGCATGTGCGCAACATTACCGACGTGGATGACAAGACCATCCGTGACAGCCAGGCGGCTGGGCTGAGTTTGAACGACTTCACCCGTGGCTGGACCGAGCGCTTTCACGCGGATTGCGATGCACTGGGATGCCTGCCACCACATATCGAGCCAAGTGCCGTGGAGCACATTCCACAGCAGATCTCGATGATCGAAAGCCTGGTCGACAACGGCCACGCCTACGTCAGTGACGACGGCTCGGTCTATTTCAAGATTTCTTCGTTTGAGGAGTACGGTAAGCTTGCTCATCTCGACAAACAGAACCTGGACTTGGGGAAAACCGCCAACGCCCGCTCGAATACCGATGAGTACGAGAAGGACAGCGTGGCGGACTTCGTGCTGTGGAAGGCACGCAAGCCGGAAGACGGCGACAACTACTGGCAGAGTCCATGGGGCGAGGGGCGTCCGGGCTGGCACTTGGAGTGCTCGGCGATGATCGCCGAATACCTGGGGAAAGACTTCGACCTGCACTCCGGCGGGGTGGATTTGGTTTTCCCTCACCACGAAAACGAGATCGCTCAGAGTCGATGCTCGTGTGGTGGCGGGTTTGCCGCGCATTGGTTCCATATCACGCACTTGCTCGTGGATGGAGGCAAGATGTCCAAGAGCTTGGGCAACCTTTACACGCTCGACGATCTGGCGGAAAAGGGCCACAGCGCAATGGACGTGCGCTACGTCCTCGCCGGCGGTTACTACCGCCGTCCGCTTAACTTTACCCTGGGCTCACTCAAGGACGCACGTTCGGCACTGACCAAGATCGCTCGCTTCGATAAAGCACTGGCGGATGCCGGAGCCGGCGACTTGCCATCGTATGCGCAGTTGGTCGCCGATGGTGCGGTGGACTCGCTGTGTGAGTTCGCTCCAGCTTGGGAAAGCCTTGCCGATGATATGAACACACCGGAAGCCTTGGGCCATGTGTTCACGGCGATGAAGAAGATCAAGCCGGCGGAGCTGAGTGCCGAAGGTGCCGCAGAGCGCCGTGTTGCACTGCATGTGATCCTTTCCGCACTCGGTCTCGAACTGCCGGATCCTGACGCATCCGCCGATGCCTCCGAGGTGCCGGCTGAGGTCGCCGAGCTTGCTCAGCGTCGTTGGGATGCCAAGCAGGCCCGCGACTGGGGGGCTGCCGATGCGCTGCGCGACGAACTTACTGCAATGGGCTGGGTGATCAAAGACAGCAAAGAAGGCTTCACGCTGGAAAAAGCGTAACTCGATCTACATTGCCGCCCCGCTTCCTTGTAGAGGAGGTGGGGTGGCTTTTTTTATGTATTTGTGTTATGTTTTGTTGTTGTTAATTTGTTCTTTATTTTTGTTTGTTTGGTGTGTTTCTTTTGTTTGTGTTTTTGTGGGTTTGTGTTCGTTGAGTGTGGGGTGAATCGGGTTGCCAAACGGGTGTTTTGCGGCTAGTCTTGGGCTCGTTCATGGTGAGCGATTGGGGTGATGGGTAAGTATTAATTGTGGTTTTGGTGGATGGTGAATTACGATTAATATTTATACATATGCGAACTGAGCCCGAAATGACTGATGCGCCCCGCGGGCGTTTCTGGGTGTTTTTTGTCCCGTCTCTGATCGGGTTGTTGCTGTTCATGGCGCCAATCCCCGACGTTGGGGGAGATGGTGGGTGGACGATCCCGGTGGCGGTGATGGCCAAGGTGATCCCGAAGTACTTTGAGGGCTCTCTGGTGGCGGTGATCACGGCCATCATTGCGTTCATGGCGGTGGCATCGGTCGCATGCAAGGTGGCGAAGCCTGAGTGGATTACGCGCAGCCGGTTCTTGAATGGATTGTTCAACCCTTCGCCGCTGTGGCTGGTGGTGCGGGTGATCGGCGGGATTGCAGTGGTGATGACTTACTACAAGTGGGGAGCTGATGCTGTGTCGAACGAAAATACCGGCGGGCTGGTTTTGACTGGGTTGTTGCCGACCTTGTTCTCTGTTTTTATATTTGCAGGCTTGTTGTTGCCTCTTTTGTTGAACTTTGGATTGTTGGAGCTTTTTGGTGCGTTGTTGAGTAAGGTAATGCGCCCTGTGTTCAACTTGCCGGGGCGGAGTGCAATTGATTGTATGGCATCTTGGCTCGGTGATGGTAGTGTGGGTATTCTGCTTACGAGTAAACAATACGAGAATAACTTTTACACCCAGCGGGAGGCTGCCGTTGTCGGGACGACTTTCTCCGCGGTATCGATCACGTTCAGTCTGGTGGTGATCGCTCAGGTGAAGCTTGAACATCTGTTCCTGCCGTTTTACGGGGCGATCTGTCTGGCGGGGGTGGTGGCTGCGGTGGTGGTTCCCCGTATACCTCCATTGAGCACCAAGAAGGATGTGTTCTTGGACGGCAGTTTGCCCAAAGAGGACGCCGATGTGGTGCCGGCTGGTAAGAGCCGCTTTGGTTGGGGCTTGGATCTGGCGCTGCAGCGTGCTGGGCAGGTGACTTCGGTGCGCTCGGTGATCCTGGATGGCCTGCGCAACGTGGTGGACATGATTTTCGGCGTGCTGCCGGTGGTGATGGGACTCGGAACCGTGGCGTTGGTGATTGCCGAATACACGCCGATCTTCGACTGGCTCGGGCGTCCGTTCATTCCGTTCCTGGAGCTGTTGCAGATCCCAGATGCTTCTGCTGCATCGACCACGATGGTGGTGGGCTTTGCCGATATGTTCATCCCGGCAATTCTGGCGTCGTCGATCGAGAGTGAGATGACCCGGTTTGTAATTGCTGCGATGTCGGTGACCCAGTTGATCTACATGTCGGAGGTGGGAGCACTACTTTTGGGGAGTAAGATCCCAGTGAATGTCTTTGAGTTGATCGTCATCTTCCTGCTGCGCACGCTGGTGACCTTGCCTGTGATCGCCGGTGTGGCTCACATTATTTTTTAAGGAATCTCTAGAAAGCAATCAGGCCCTGTGTGCGGAGTGATCCGTTCACAGGGCCTTTTTGTGCGTCGGGATTCAATTGGTATTATCCGATCGCGGCTGCGTAAAGTTCGCTGACTTTCTGCCAATTGATCAGGTGGAACCACGCATTGATGTAGTCGGCGCGGCGGTTTTGGTAGTTGAGATAGTAAGCGTGTTCCCAGACGTCGAGACCGAGGATAGGGGAGCCGGTGGCTTCGACGATGCCGGTCATCAGAGGGTTGTCTTGGTTCGGGGTTGAGCTGATGCTCAGTTTGCCTGAAGCGTCTGTAACCAGCCATGCCCATCCGGAGCCGAAGCGTGATTTTGCGGCTTGAGCGAAGGCGGCTTTGAATTCATCCATCCCGCCGAGGTCGCGATCGATGGCTTTTGCCAGCTCTGCGGAGGGATCCGACTTGGTTGGGCTCATGGTTTCCCAGAACAGGCAGTGGTTGTAATAGCCTCCGCCGTTGTTGCGCAATGCGGTGCGTACCGATTCGTCGGTTGCAGGAAGGTTGGCGAGCAGGGTCTGGATGTCTTTTCCTGCGAGGTCAGGAGCTTGTGCCAGAGCTGCGTTGAGCTTTTTGGTGTAGCCCGCGTGGTGCTTGCCGTGGTGAATGACCATGGTTTTGGCATCAATGTACGGGATCAGCTCGTTGACCGCGTAGGGGAGGTCCGGGAGGATGAACTGGCCACCCTCCATGGCTGGGATCAAAGGGGAGTCTGCTGCGAATACACGACCGATGGATGATCCGGCGATGAGAGAGCCGCCGAGCACGGTGGCGGCGGTGGAGAGGAAGCGGCGGCGACTGAAGTTGGTAGGGTTTGGTGTCTTCATGCTAATATCAGATCGTAGGTGAGGCAGCATTTTGTGTGATCTGATCGCCGCAATTTGCGCGGTCAGTCCACGTCAATGACCTTGCCTTTAACTACGCGCTCGCCTTCGCGGGGGACGTCGCTGGATGGGACGTTCTGCTGAAACGGACTGCCTCCACCGGGAAATGGGGACGCTCCGGGCATGCCGCCACCGACGACTTTGACTTTCCCTGCCAGAGATTTGCCGACGGTGGAGCGGACGATGCGGCGGACACCAGGGACGAGTAGAGCGAAGCCTGCGGCATCGGTGAGAAAGCCTGGAGTGAGCAGGATGGCGCCCGCGATCAGGATCAACAATCCGTCGATCGCTTCGTTGGCGGGGAGCCGGCCTTCTGCCGATGCCTGGCGGAACTTACTGAGCGCACGCATGCCTTGGCGGCGGGTGAGGGCGGCGCCGAGGAAGCCGGTGATCAAGATGACCAGCAGGGTGGTGTCCCAGCCGATCCGGGATCCGATTTTGATAAAGAGTACGGTCTCGATCAGCGGGATCGAGATGAAGAGAAGAAGAAGTCTGGCAAACATTGGGAATGCGGTGGGTTCAAGAGTGCGGCGCATGGAGCCGCGGTGAGAAGCGTCACCATTTGGCCGGGATGCTCGGAATGCGAGTGCAATCGCCGCCGGATTTTCTACTCGCTGGTGATTGTGGCGCGCACCTTTTTGGGCAGGCCGGCGACGACGAGGTCGTAGGAATGGCGGATGAGGTCGGTGATGAGCGAGTCTGGGAGTGAGTGGTCGAGTATTACGGTATTCCAGTGCTTTTTGTTCATGTGGTAGCCCGGGGTGATTGCGTCGAATTGGTCACGCAGAGTGACGGCCCGGTCCGGATCGCATTTGAGGTTGATGCGGGGCGGGTGGTCGTCTGGTAGTGTGATGGCGAAGATCTTGCCGCCGACTTTGTAGACCAGAGCGGTCGGGCCGAAGGGCGTTTCTTCCGTGACATGAGGCAGCGCCAGACATTGGGCAATGGCGTCATCGAGGAACATGAGGAGAGGATGTGGGGTGGTCGCCGTTGATCCAATCAAAAAGAAGGCCCGCGCACCGGTGGACGGTGCGCGGGCTTGGTTGAAGGGCTGGGATGTTCTGATGGCGGATGCTAATAGCTGCAGGAATTGTAGCCGTAATGGCTTCCTCCGTATGATCTGTAGCTATGGTGCGAGTTGTAGTCGTGGTGGCGGTGACTGCGGTGGGATCGGTGACTTTTGTGTTTCTTGTGATGGTCATCGCTATCGTTGGCGATGGCGTATCCGATGAGTCCGGCGGCGGCGATGCCGGCGACCGCGAGTCCTGGGTCGACCGTCTGCTTGGGGCGGCCGTAAGCGTCATAGGTTGTGGTGCAGCTTGTGGCGGAGAATGCGAGTGCGCAGGCGGCCAGTGAGGCGGTGATTCTCAGGAGGTTGCGGTTTTTCATGCGCGTTCGGACGGCGGCTGATGCCCGTCTATTCAATCATTGGAATAGATTTTTGATCGGAGGCATCCCATGGGGTGAGTGGGCGCGTGGCATACCGGATTGACCTTTCGCGGAATTACGCTTATGGGTAGCGCCCCGATTTGTCGGAAAGTTTCTTATGAAAAAACTCAATATCCCCTTCGAAAGGGTTGACTGGATCAACACCATTTTCCTGTTGGTCATCACGCTAACCGGTGTCATCGGCGCACCGCTGTATCTTTGGCATCATGGCGCGGACGCATTCCAGTGGGGAATGTTCGCATTTTACGCGATTGCCACCGGCATGAGCATCACGCTGGGTTATCACCGTTTGTTCTCACACTTGTCGTTCAAGGCGAAGTGGCCGGTGCGTTTGTTTACCTTGGTTTTCGGAGCGTGTGCTTTTGAAAACTCTGCTTTGAACTGGTGCTCCGACCACCGACGTCACCACAAGCACACCGACCACGACGATGATCCGTACGACATCACCAAAGGGTTCTTCTGGGCGCACGTTGGATGGATCCTTTTCAAGGTGAACCCGAAGCCGCCAATGGACAACGTGGGTGACCTGCGCAAAGACAAGCTGGTGGTTTGGCAGTACCGCTGGGACAAGCTGATTGCGATTGTGGTGGGCCTGCTTCTTCCGGCCGCACTTGGCTACTGGCACAATGGTGCTGTGGGTGCGCTGGGTGGATTCCTGCTCGCTGGCGTGCTGCGCATCGTCGTGGTGCAGCAGTGCACCTTCTTCATCAACTCGCTTTGCCACACTGTGGGTGATCAGCCTTACTCGACCCGCTGCAGTGCGCGTGACAGTGCGATCATGGCGTTGTTCACTTTCGGTGAGGGCTATCACAACTACCACCACGAGTTCCAGCACGACTACCGTAATGGTGTGAAGACCTGGAACTTCGACCCAACCAAGTGGGCAATCTGGCTGCTTGAAAAGGTTGGCTTGGTGAGCAACCTGCGCCGTGTGCCGGACTCGAAGATTTTGCTCGCTCAGATGAAGGAAGCCCAGCGCAAGGCCAACACCGTGCGTGAAGGCATCGAAGGTCATCACGACCCGGCATGGCGCGAGAAAGCCACCGAGATTGTCGATGGAATGATCGCTCAGTTGGCGAAGAACTACCACGAACTCGAGGAAGCTGCGTCATCCAAGATGGAGCTCTCCAAGAAGGCTGTCCGCAACTGGCGCGCCGAGACCCGTTCGATTGTGGCGCAGCTTGGGAAGATGCGTCAGATTACGCCGTCTTCTTAGCGGCTGATTCGGAATCATTTCTCCGCTATGGCCGGCTGCCGCTGGCCATAGCGGATTTTTTTTAACCATAGATGCTAAGATTGGGGCGATGCGCTCGTACCAGAGCCCCTCCACTCTGGGAGTATTTTTGTCTCAACCCCAACCCTGCATGATTCGTTCACTCGTTCCTTCGTTGATCCTTATGTTTACCGGTGCCGCGCTCGCCTCGCCTGAAACCTTCACCCGTGATGTGCAGGTGTGTGACCAATCCGTTGAACTCAAGATCACAATTGATTTTGACCATCTCGATGAGTCGGGCAAGCAGTTGGCGCAAACCTTACCGGAGTCGTACTTCAAGCAGTGGCCGCAGATCGCTCTGATGATCGACGCGCCGATCTCCACCACAGCGACACATCTGAAGTTGTCTTTCCAGAAGGAGCTGGGCTACCCGGCGCACGTGGCCGGCGATCAGATGGTGATCAGCGCGGAGCATGCGGGGAGGGATGAGGAAGAAACCCAAGGGGTGTTTTCCCACGAGTTGACACACTTTATCCAAGGGTATCCGCAGGACGCGGGCTCGCCGGGATGGTTCACTGAAGGTGTGGCGGACTTGGTTCGCTACAAGCTGCACCCGGAGAGCTATTGGGCCAAGGTGATGATCAAGTACACCGACAAGCAGAGGGCATTGGGGGCGTACTGGCAGTCGAGTGCCTTCCTGCTGTGGATGGAGCAAACCTACGGAAAGCCTGTTGCATCGATGGTTTCCCGCTCGTGCTCCGAGGGGAAGTACGATGCGTCGATCTGGAAGCGCGAGACGGGATTGACCTTGGATGAGTTGGTCGAGGCTTACGGGAAGTCGGACTGGGTGGCTCCAGGAAAGTAACTTCCGGGCTATGCGGGTCCAATTCTGATGGTTAGTCTATCTCGTGATGCTCAAACGAATCGGAATCCTGCTTAGTCTGTGGGTCGTCGGTGCGGTCGCCGGACCGTCCAGGCCTAATGTTGTCTTTATTCTGGCCGATGATCTGGGCTACGGCGAACTCGGGTGCTACGGGCAGGAAAAGATCAAAACACCCCATATCGACCAATTGGCGGCGGAAGGCGTGCGCTTTACCCAGCACTATACCGGAGCGCCGGTGTGTGCTCCGGCGCGGTGCGTGCTGATGACAGGGCGGCACCTGGGACATGCGGAAATTCGTGGCAACCGCGACTCGGGGCAGAAGGGGAAGTTTCCGGGGCAGTGGCCGCTGAGCGACGAGGCGCTTACGCTGGCGGAGGTGTTGAAAGCCCAAGGGTATTCGACCGGAGCATTCGGCAAATGGGGGCTTGGGCCGTCAGGAACGAGTGGGTCTCCGGTACGGCAGGGCTTTGACTATTTCTTTGGTTACAATTGCCAACGCAATGCGCACAGCTACTACCCACCGTTTCTTGATCGTGGGGAGTTGCGGGTTCCGATCAATGAACCGTCGGTGCCCGGTCATGCGCGGCAACCGGAAGGCGATGTGCGGGCAGTTGACTATCGGGGTGAGAATTATGCTCCGGATCTTATTTTGAACGAGGCGCTGCAGTTCATCGACACCCACAAGGACGGGCCGTTTTTCCTCTACCTGCCGTTGGTGGAGCCTCATGTGGCGATGCAGCCACCGCAGGAGTGGCTCGATCAGTACCCGAAGGAATGGGACGATCCCAGCGAGGATGCTCCAGGCGTGTATCGCGGGCAAAATGGGTATCTTCCTCATGACCGGCCACGCGCCGCTTATGCTGCGATGATTTCAGACATGGATGCGCACGTGGGAGCGGTGATGGAGCGTCTGCGCAAGCATGGCTTGGACAGCAATACCTTGGTAATCTTCACATCGGACAATGGCGCGACTCACGGAGGCGCCGACCGTCGGTTCCACGTGGGCGGTGTGGATGCGTGGTTTTTCAATTCATCGGGAGGTTTGCGTGGCTACAAGGGAAGTTGTTATGAGGGCGGTATCCGCGTGCCGTGCATCGTGCGGTGGCCGGGGCAGGTGCCTGCTGGGGGCAAAGTGACGGCCCCTAGCTATTTTCCAGATTGGTTTCCTACCTTGGGGCGGATTTCAGGAGCGGACCTGAGCGGGGTGCCTCACGATGGGGTGGACTTGTGGCCGGCAATGGATGGCCGAAAGCTGGCGCAGCGTGGACAGCCGATGATTTGGGATTTCCACGACTATGGTGGGATTGTGGCGATCCGCGACGGGAGGTGGAAGGCGGTGCGGCGCGGAATGCGGCGGACTAACCCACAGCCGTGGGAGCTTTATGATCTGGAGCATGATCCCGGTGAAACCCGGAACGTAGCGACAGAGCATCCGGGGCAAGTTGAAGCGATGGCCGACGCGTGGCTCCGTAACCGCACGGTGGAGCCTGATTTTCCGCTGCCTGCGGCGGATGCGCTTACGCAGGGAGGTGCTGAGACTAGTCGTTGAGGATATCGGTGCTGATGCCGTCACGTGCGCGTTGCTGAACGGTTCTTCTGCCGATCTTGTCGACGGTTGCGCGGTCGACAACGCTGAGCAGAGGCATCAGCGAGCCGTGGGCGATGTCTTGCGGATAGAACCGTCCAAGAGCGCTGTACGAGACTTTGGCTTGGCGGAGGTTGTTTTGTTTATCCGTGACGGTAATAAACCCTGCACGAGATGGCTTCTGTAGGAAGTAATCGTCGAAGGGGGTGATCGCGACGGAGTATTTTTCTCCAAGGACGGGGAGCATCAGAGCGCGGGCTTTGCTCTCTGCGGCAAGGTAGTAGACGACGGAGCCAATGGTCCAAAGGATCGCTGCGACCAGCGACAGTTTGAAAAGTTTTTTGAACATGGTGACAGTTGGGCAGGGTGGTTGCTAAAGGGGGGGGACTGTCGGGGGAATGTTGGCAGAGATGTGTCTAACCGGGTGGCCACTGCATTTGGCGGCCGGCAAGCAGATGGACATGAAGGTGGGGAACGGCTTCGCCTCCGTTTTTGCCGTGGTTGATCACGACGCGGAATCCGTCGGTCTCCGGGTTTTCGAAGCCTTGCTCTTTGGCAATTTGGCCGGCAACCAACAACAAGTGGCCCAGTGTTGATTGATCGGATGCATCGGCTTCCCCCACCCGAGGGATGGGCTTGCGCGGAACGATCAGGATGTGAGTCGGTGCTTGCGGATCGATGTCTTGGAATGCGACGCAGACATCGTCTTTGTGGACGAAGTTGGCGTGGATCTCGCCTGCGATGATTTTTTCAAATAGAGTCATGAGAGCAATCTGATGAGGGTTGGTGGGTAGCCGCGGGCAAAGGTAGGGCTAGCCGCTAGGAATGGTCAACCATCCGTGTCGCCATACACGTGGCATGGATACGATTACGCTGGCGTACGCCTTTTGGTGGCGTCATTTTCCCACAGGGAGTGGGTGCGGTGTTAGTCTTCGCTGATGATCAGCGTGACTTCAGAGCGGCTGGGCTGCTCGTCAGATGCGCGCTCGCAGAGGAATGCGGTGATGTCGCTAGCGAGTTGCTGGCAATCTTTACGCCATTGTTTGGCGGAGCGCAGATGTTTGACGCAGGGCTTGAGACCATCGAAGCGGAATGAGGTGAAGCCTTGCTCACGGAAAGACGAGAGCTGTTTGTGAAGCGATTGGAAAAAGAGTAGCTCCAGCTTGCTGTCGGTGTCGATGGCAAGCGCGTGCAGCGACAAGCTGACAGGTGGCGGCGTGACGCGCAGGTGGGAGGCGATGGACGAGCAGCCGATTTGTTTGAGAGTGGCGGAGAGCTTGTCGAACAACTCCGCCAAGGTAATGGCTGGTCCGGTGAAGTGGTTTTGCAAGTAGTTGCGAATGCCGCGCGCTACATCGACGGCTGGCCACCAGTCTGGATGGCCGGCTTCCTCCGCGGCCTGCAGGATGCATTCCTTCAGCCAGTCGGTCTCATACGAAATGAGCACCAGGTCACCGACCTTGAGAGGGGGGAGCTGATTGGGAATTGCGATCATAGTGAGCGGAGGTGTGTGTG from Sulfuriroseicoccus oceanibius includes:
- the cysS gene encoding cysteine--tRNA ligase produces the protein MFDTMARDVREMQPVDGKTLRFYCCGPTVYGPAHIGNFRTFVLQDVFRRVVELGGVPTLHVRNITDVDDKTIRDSQAAGLSLNDFTRGWTERFHADCDALGCLPPHIEPSAVEHIPQQISMIESLVDNGHAYVSDDGSVYFKISSFEEYGKLAHLDKQNLDLGKTANARSNTDEYEKDSVADFVLWKARKPEDGDNYWQSPWGEGRPGWHLECSAMIAEYLGKDFDLHSGGVDLVFPHHENEIAQSRCSCGGGFAAHWFHITHLLVDGGKMSKSLGNLYTLDDLAEKGHSAMDVRYVLAGGYYRRPLNFTLGSLKDARSALTKIARFDKALADAGAGDLPSYAQLVADGAVDSLCEFAPAWESLADDMNTPEALGHVFTAMKKIKPAELSAEGAAERRVALHVILSALGLELPDPDASADASEVPAEVAELAQRRWDAKQARDWGAADALRDELTAMGWVIKDSKEGFTLEKA
- a CDS encoding FxsA family protein; translation: MRRTLEPTAFPMFARLLLLFISIPLIETVLFIKIGSRIGWDTTLLVILITGFLGAALTRRQGMRALSKFRQASAEGRLPANEAIDGLLILIAGAILLTPGFLTDAAGFALLVPGVRRIVRSTVGKSLAGKVKVVGGGMPGASPFPGGGSPFQQNVPSSDVPREGERVVKGKVIDVD
- a CDS encoding YjiH family protein, yielding MRTEPEMTDAPRGRFWVFFVPSLIGLLLFMAPIPDVGGDGGWTIPVAVMAKVIPKYFEGSLVAVITAIIAFMAVASVACKVAKPEWITRSRFLNGLFNPSPLWLVVRVIGGIAVVMTYYKWGADAVSNENTGGLVLTGLLPTLFSVFIFAGLLLPLLLNFGLLELFGALLSKVMRPVFNLPGRSAIDCMASWLGDGSVGILLTSKQYENNFYTQREAAVVGTTFSAVSITFSLVVIAQVKLEHLFLPFYGAICLAGVVAAVVVPRIPPLSTKKDVFLDGSLPKEDADVVPAGKSRFGWGLDLALQRAGQVTSVRSVILDGLRNVVDMIFGVLPVVMGLGTVALVIAEYTPIFDWLGRPFIPFLELLQIPDASAASTTMVVGFADMFIPAILASSIESEMTRFVIAAMSVTQLIYMSEVGALLLGSKIPVNVFELIVIFLLRTLVTLPVIAGVAHIIF
- a CDS encoding MmcQ/YjbR family DNA-binding protein, yielding MFLDDAIAQCLALPHVTEETPFGPTALVYKVGGKIFAITLPDDHPPRINLKCDPDRAVTLRDQFDAITPGYHMNKKHWNTVILDHSLPDSLITDLIRHSYDLVVAGLPKKVRATITSE
- a CDS encoding NUDIX domain-containing protein, with amino-acid sequence MPKSATLLRKTKLRDNVAVLLRRADGRLLMGRCADRPAEWQFPQGGVGVREKLRCAMFRELFEETGVRKSQVEVVEKRGPYIYVFPNGRLKKGIYHGQSQTYFLCDLLGNPDKIDVARAGEEFSEIEWIRPEEFPFERTPEFKHSVYRQVMRDFFGA
- a CDS encoding acyl-CoA desaturase is translated as MKKLNIPFERVDWINTIFLLVITLTGVIGAPLYLWHHGADAFQWGMFAFYAIATGMSITLGYHRLFSHLSFKAKWPVRLFTLVFGACAFENSALNWCSDHRRHHKHTDHDDDPYDITKGFFWAHVGWILFKVNPKPPMDNVGDLRKDKLVVWQYRWDKLIAIVVGLLLPAALGYWHNGAVGALGGFLLAGVLRIVVVQQCTFFINSLCHTVGDQPYSTRCSARDSAIMALFTFGEGYHNYHHEFQHDYRNGVKTWNFDPTKWAIWLLEKVGLVSNLRRVPDSKILLAQMKEAQRKANTVREGIEGHHDPAWREKATEIVDGMIAQLAKNYHELEEAASSKMELSKKAVRNWRAETRSIVAQLGKMRQITPSS
- a CDS encoding superoxide dismutase, with the protein product MEGGQFILPDLPYAVNELIPYIDAKTMVIHHGKHHAGYTKKLNAALAQAPDLAGKDIQTLLANLPATDESVRTALRNNGGGYYNHCLFWETMSPTKSDPSAELAKAIDRDLGGMDEFKAAFAQAAKSRFGSGWAWLVTDASGKLSISSTPNQDNPLMTGIVEATGSPILGLDVWEHAYYLNYQNRRADYINAWFHLINWQKVSELYAAAIG
- a CDS encoding arylsulfatase: MLKRIGILLSLWVVGAVAGPSRPNVVFILADDLGYGELGCYGQEKIKTPHIDQLAAEGVRFTQHYTGAPVCAPARCVLMTGRHLGHAEIRGNRDSGQKGKFPGQWPLSDEALTLAEVLKAQGYSTGAFGKWGLGPSGTSGSPVRQGFDYFFGYNCQRNAHSYYPPFLDRGELRVPINEPSVPGHARQPEGDVRAVDYRGENYAPDLILNEALQFIDTHKDGPFFLYLPLVEPHVAMQPPQEWLDQYPKEWDDPSEDAPGVYRGQNGYLPHDRPRAAYAAMISDMDAHVGAVMERLRKHGLDSNTLVIFTSDNGATHGGADRRFHVGGVDAWFFNSSGGLRGYKGSCYEGGIRVPCIVRWPGQVPAGGKVTAPSYFPDWFPTLGRISGADLSGVPHDGVDLWPAMDGRKLAQRGQPMIWDFHDYGGIVAIRDGRWKAVRRGMRRTNPQPWELYDLEHDPGETRNVATEHPGQVEAMADAWLRNRTVEPDFPLPAADALTQGGAETSR
- a CDS encoding histidine triad nucleotide-binding protein gives rise to the protein MTLFEKIIAGEIHANFVHKDDVCVAFQDIDPQAPTHILIVPRKPIPRVGEADASDQSTLGHLLLVAGQIAKEQGFENPETDGFRVVINHGKNGGEAVPHLHVHLLAGRQMQWPPG
- a CDS encoding basic secretory protein-like protein — protein: MIRSLVPSLILMFTGAALASPETFTRDVQVCDQSVELKITIDFDHLDESGKQLAQTLPESYFKQWPQIALMIDAPISTTATHLKLSFQKELGYPAHVAGDQMVISAEHAGRDEEETQGVFSHELTHFIQGYPQDAGSPGWFTEGVADLVRYKLHPESYWAKVMIKYTDKQRALGAYWQSSAFLLWMEQTYGKPVASMVSRSCSEGKYDASIWKRETGLTLDELVEAYGKSDWVAPGK